One Cucurbita pepo subsp. pepo cultivar mu-cu-16 chromosome LG09, ASM280686v2, whole genome shotgun sequence DNA window includes the following coding sequences:
- the LOC111801433 gene encoding signal recognition particle 14 kDa protein-like, translating to MVLLQLDPFLNELTSMFERSTEKGSVWVTLKRSSLKSKVQRNKMTTAGQPIEYRCLIRATDGKKTISTSVGAKDHLRFQASYSTILKAHMTALKKRERKDRKKAPEAEKDSKKKPRKV from the exons ATG gttCTACTGCAGCTAGACCCTTTTCTCAATGAACTTACCAGCATGTTTGAGCGTAGTACCGAGAAGGGTTCAGTGTGGGTTACTCTAAAACGAT CGTCACTGAAGTCCAAGGTGCagagaaataaaatgaccACTGCTGGTCAACCTATTGAGTACAGGTGCCTCATCCGTGCAACTGATGGGAAGAAGACAATTTCAACTTCA GTTGGAGCAAAAGACCACCTGAGATTTCAAGCTTCCTATTCAACCATTCTTAAAGCCCACATGACTGCTcttaaaaagagagagaggaaggacAGGAAGAAGGCACCAGAGGCAGAGAAGGATTCGAAGAAGAAACCCAGGAAAGTATGA